The Stigmatopora argus isolate UIUO_Sarg chromosome 1, RoL_Sarg_1.0, whole genome shotgun sequence genome segment GACCCTCACAATCGCTGCAGTCCAAACTGGGCTTGGAACTCATCTTGATCTTCTGCTCCAGGTTCTTGGTGATAAAGTTGGTGAGGTCCCCCTCGTGGCTGACCGTGCCCTCCAGCTCCAGAGCCGAGGAGATGGTGGCTCGCCTGCCTTCGGATTGGCCGCCCCTGGCTCCGCCTGTTGGTGAGTTTACACACACTGCTTAGATGACAGAATTGTGTCTAAGCGTATTCAAAACCAATGAGGACCCGCACAAATCCAACAGAAAATTGAAATTGGGCGATGATGATGACTTGTGGAACGGTTTGCCTTTGCATAGGGGAAACTAATGCATGGTCgtgaccttaaaatgcccccaaagcaacaggaagtcactTGGAAGTACCctaaatgacaaggaagtgacccagaagtaCCCTAAATGGCAAGGGAGTGACCCGGAAGTACCctaaatgacaaggaagtgacccagaagtaCCCTAAATAACAAGGGAGTGACCCGGAAGTACCCTAAATGACAAAGAAGTGACCCGGAAGTACCctaaatgacaaggaagtgacccgaaagtACCCAAGAATAACAgggaagtgacccggaagtaCCCgtaaatgacaaggaagtgacccgaaagtACCCAAAAATAACAGGGAAGTGACCCgaaagtaccctaaaatgacaaggaagtgacccgaaagtGCCCGAAAATGACCCGGAAGTACCCTAAATGACAACGAAGTGACCCGGAAGTACCCGAAAACGACAAGCGACCCGAAAGTACCGAAAAATAACAGGGAAGTGACCCGTAAGTACCCAAAAATGACACGGAAGTGACCCGTAAGTACCCGAAAATGACAAGGGAGTGACCGGAAGTTcccaaaaatgacaagaaagtttttcacgttttatgcaagatacgcttaatttttttcttgaattacaTTCGTAGACGTCAAGATAAATTTTCTTTAGCAtttcatctgtttatcttttctctattctcATTTTcttattgtcttgcgttatggcatcatggcgtcatggcgtcaaggcgtcatggcgtcatggtgaTCATTGCGTGACGTCTttttcaccttgcagtttcgtgcatgtcgtctttttatgcgcatataaaccgtaccaTCGATTCAGTCGCCATTtcttttagcgacaaatacggcttatatgcgagaaaatacggcaagtGAACTGGCCCATCCCACATGACATCGagtcaaaaaaaatcatttcatctcCAACATTATATCTACCGATCACAGACGTACCTCCACAGGTTCGGCTAATCTCGTCCAAGCTCTTGCTGTCCTGCATCCCCCGGACATTGCGGACCCAGACTTGGGCCATGACATGAGGGGGGCACGGTGCATCGTCGGCGGGGTGgagggacggcggcggcggcgccaaGCGGGAGTAGGCGGTGCTGGGACCCGGCGCTGATGACGAGTAGTGACGTAAAGACTGGGACAAAATGGGGCGTATTATAAGGCAAGCTTGATACAGTTatatgattaataataataattttgaattttgaactaaaaacaaagaaaaaatggattacaaaatgacaattattgatttaaaagggggaaaatcaggaaattttatatacattttagatatgatatttagatattttttttataaatggattaaaagaactggattaaaagccctgaatattccgtttttatagatctaaaacaatgtttattttagcttttttaaatatatttttagattttacaaaatgatttttggactaaaaacacagaaaaaatggatttaaaaatgacaatgattgatttaaaagggggaaaatcaggatatttaatatacatctatacttaaatactttaatttgatcctaaaacagaaagtcggcactcatcatttactttcccgggccacacaaaatgatgcggcggaccagatttggcccccgggccgccactttgacacatgtggtgtaaagttagattaaattcatttttgagtatgtctgcatcataatccaagttcaattaaatttgtttattttatgttacgagcgcattgccgtgcaaaaactctctaattttagtactattaaacacattttagtaatattaaaccactagttatgtgttactttgttaatagatggcgaattagaacaaataaaacatttttttccaatccaatatcctgttttgggtgtttttttcagagggttggaaccaattaatttcttttgagttcaattctatgggaaacgttcatttgagttacgagaaaatcgacatacgagctcagtcctggaacgaattaagctcatatatcaaggtaccactgtagttacgGTAATTGTAAATGAAAGCAAATGTTGACTGGCTCACCTCAATCTCCCTTTTCTCGTTCCACCACTTGTTTTCATTCTTCTCCTCCTCTCCGCCGTCCAAGTCGGCGAGATCAGGATCTCCCCTCCAAGACATGTGTCGTCGGATCGGCACTTTCGGCGACCCGTCCCCTGGCGCCGAGGCGTTGCCAGATTGGGCCACGTCGTCAGAAGACTCCGGAGAAAAATGATTTTCCATGGCGTCGTCTCCCATTTCGGGGACTAAGCAGTAGCGCCCGTTGCGTCCTTTGAGTCCGTCCGCATGGTTTTCATGGTCCTTTGATGGAGGGTCCGAAAAGTCTGCGCGTTTCCACGAGTCGGTAAAACGAGGACTGTTTTGGGAGGAGGGAACCCCATTGAGAGTTTCTGGCAAGTCTGCGTCAATCACAGGGGAGAAGTTCATCCCTCCGCCTGCTGGGTAAAAACAGAAGATCTCATGTTAGCTTGTTTCATAGAGCTAAATCATGTTTACTTTCAAAACAAAGGTTGccagtttttttcctaaaatgaaCCGAACTGGGTGGGTTTTACACTGTGATTGCACTGGTAATTATCCTCCTATCTGGCAACCCTgctttctactttaaaagtggtggaatgactaaaaaaggcattttcatgtcgtcatacctctacttacgaatgcccttaggtatgaaattttcaggttattattttttttaatatgcaaatgagtgactggagatacaaaaaagatcaaagtgacaaaatcccccaaaaagtaaatgtatttccttatccgttattttatttggaaaatgtcgcggatgcattgtttttttttaaaaccgcgctactctctactgggctctcattggctgtctcacaacaaccactatccatgtttcaagattctctcttacatacatgTCCACCTAAGctaatgctccccttattaataaatgcaattacccttattaagtgattaaaactgtacaaatgcaacataacacatattttcacacacagggcacacgtaaaagtccaaattgtactacaaagtggacggcgagatatttcagtggcgctgggcacatttttacatgctttatttattttaagacattaataaatcatttctttacacacacacacacacacatagggcacacgtaaaagtctaaaatgtactacaaagtggacggctttcggccctggtagaaccgGCTATTGTCGCCATTTGGCGGACTAaaacgggtattacatctataacggccacggagggagatatttcagtggcgcagggcacattttaatatgctttatttattttaagacattaataaat includes the following:
- the borcs6 gene encoding BLOC-1-related complex subunit 6, yielding MNFSPVIDADLPETLNGVPSSQNSPRFTDSWKRADFSDPPSKDHENHADGLKGRNGRYCLVPEMGDDAMENHFSPESSDDVAQSGNASAPGDGSPKVPIRRHMSWRGDPDLADLDGGEEEKNENKWWNEKREIESLRHYSSSAPGPSTAYSRLAPPPPSLHPADDAPCPPHVMAQVWVRNVRGMQDSKSLDEISRTCGGGARGGQSEGRRATISSALELEGTVSHEGDLTNFITKNLEQKIKMSSKPSLDCSDSDCSGPIYRSRGLLRRLEDIPPIDPGVLVDLQRHTQDIAQNVEMMMRSLNGTIQNMTALSVGYIQTYRDSVDSLGESVDMSIKGMYTLMARCEELDRSMQPINNLATQIRDIKRTLDALEAVCK